Proteins co-encoded in one Diaminobutyricimonas sp. LJ205 genomic window:
- the sigJ gene encoding RNA polymerase sigma factor SigJ yields MRAEASVTENATVFAEHRPAMVGAAYRVLGKITDAEDAVQETWLRFADVDLARVEHPRAYLLQAVTRQSLNAVRHQQRLRETYIGPWLPEPIADVTEAGADAAAELSDSVSFAMLVVLESLSPTERAAFILHDVFGLGFDEIADTLGKTPAAVRQVASRARGHVRERAPRHPVDKRTHREVTERFLAAAVGGSLEDLVSMLAPDVVMYTDGGGFKKAALHPIRTPEKVLRFVLGVLNKPDAPIRLELTELNGEAAILGLDPTGVDSAISFVLDGDKVTEIYVVRNPQKLGRVSRRTR; encoded by the coding sequence GTGCGAGCTGAGGCCAGTGTGACCGAGAACGCCACCGTCTTCGCTGAGCACCGCCCGGCAATGGTCGGCGCCGCGTACCGCGTGCTCGGCAAGATCACCGACGCCGAAGATGCCGTGCAAGAGACCTGGCTGCGTTTCGCCGATGTCGACCTGGCGCGCGTTGAACACCCGCGCGCCTACCTGCTGCAGGCGGTGACCCGCCAGTCGCTCAACGCCGTGCGGCACCAGCAGCGCCTGCGGGAGACCTACATCGGACCCTGGCTGCCGGAACCGATCGCCGACGTCACTGAGGCGGGGGCGGATGCCGCGGCCGAACTCTCCGACTCCGTGTCGTTCGCGATGCTGGTCGTGCTGGAGTCGCTGTCTCCCACCGAGCGGGCAGCCTTCATCCTGCATGACGTGTTCGGGCTCGGATTCGACGAGATCGCCGACACCCTGGGCAAGACGCCTGCCGCCGTCCGGCAGGTGGCCAGCCGGGCACGCGGCCACGTGCGCGAACGCGCGCCGCGGCATCCGGTCGACAAACGCACCCACCGGGAGGTCACCGAGCGGTTCCTCGCCGCGGCGGTCGGCGGATCGCTCGAGGACCTGGTCTCGATGCTCGCCCCGGACGTGGTCATGTACACCGACGGCGGCGGCTTCAAGAAGGCGGCGCTGCATCCGATCCGCACTCCCGAGAAGGTGCTGCGGTTCGTGTTGGGCGTGCTCAACAAGCCGGATGCCCCGATCAGGCTCGAGCTCACCGAGCTGAACGGCGAAGCGGCGATCCTCGGGCTCGATCCGACCGGCGTCGACAGCGCGATCTCGTTCGTGCTCGACGGCGACAAGGTCACCGAGATCTACGTCGTCCGGAATCCGCAGAAGCTCGGGCGCGTCAGTCGACGAACCCGCTGA
- a CDS encoding ATP-binding cassette domain-containing protein, with amino-acid sequence MMSPAIQMIGLTKSFGTQMVLDGVDLEIARGSVFALLGPNGAGKTTTVHILSTLLRPDGGTALVNGSDVVRDPDGVRAAIGLTGQFSAVDGLLSGEENLMLMARLRHLGAKRSKARVAELLEQFDLVEAARKPLATYSGGMRRRLDLAMTLVATPSVIFLDEPTTGLDPRSRHTMWDIVRGLVADGTTVLLTTQYLEEADELANRIAVLDGGRIVAEGTPDELKRLVPGGHIRLRFADVAALDAASRVLDESARDNAELALTVPSDGGVGALRTVLARLDAANLEVDDLTIQTPDLDDVFFALTGRVESKGTES; translated from the coding sequence ATGATGTCCCCTGCCATTCAGATGATTGGCCTTACCAAGTCGTTCGGCACCCAGATGGTGCTCGACGGTGTCGATCTCGAGATCGCACGCGGCAGCGTCTTCGCGCTGCTCGGCCCCAACGGCGCAGGCAAGACCACGACCGTGCACATCCTCAGCACACTCTTGCGTCCGGACGGCGGCACGGCGCTCGTGAACGGATCGGACGTGGTGCGCGATCCGGACGGCGTGCGCGCCGCGATCGGCCTCACCGGCCAGTTCTCCGCGGTGGACGGCCTGCTCAGCGGCGAGGAGAATCTCATGCTGATGGCCCGGCTCCGGCACCTGGGCGCCAAGCGCTCGAAGGCGCGGGTAGCCGAGCTGCTCGAGCAATTCGACCTCGTCGAAGCCGCCCGTAAACCGCTCGCCACCTATTCCGGCGGGATGCGACGTCGCCTCGATCTCGCGATGACGCTCGTCGCGACGCCGAGCGTGATCTTCCTCGACGAGCCCACCACCGGCCTGGACCCGCGCAGCCGACACACCATGTGGGATATCGTGCGCGGCCTCGTCGCAGACGGCACGACCGTGCTGCTCACCACCCAGTACCTCGAGGAGGCGGACGAGCTCGCCAACCGCATCGCCGTGCTCGACGGCGGCCGCATCGTCGCCGAGGGGACGCCGGACGAGCTCAAGCGCCTCGTGCCCGGAGGGCACATCCGGCTCCGATTCGCGGATGTCGCGGCGCTTGATGCCGCCTCGCGGGTGCTCGATGAGTCCGCACGTGACAACGCCGAGCTTGCCCTCACGGTGCCGAGCGACGGCGGGGTCGGCGCCCTGCGAACGGTGCTGGCCCGTCTCGATGCGGCAAATCTCGAGGTCGATGACCTCACCATCCAGACCCCGGACCTCGATGACGTGTTCTTCGCGCTCACCGGCCGGGTCGAGTCGAAGGGAACCGAGTCATGA
- the acs gene encoding acetate--CoA ligase yields the protein MPDRPTIANLLAETRSYPAPAAFAAQANVEASWWAKADADPVAFWEEQALRLDWHTPWHTAHTWEGVSAGSTSGDGSTNAGEGADGQLSIPKAEWFAGGTLNVAVNCVDRHVANGLGDKVALYFEGEPGDRRAITYAELEREVAKAANALTELGIVKGDRVVIYLPVIPETVIATLAVARIGAIHSLVFGGFSAEALRFRVEDTEAKLLITTDGQYRRGGAVAVKENADAAVAGVPSIEHVLVIGRTGSDIPWTEGRDVWWRDTVGQASDIHEAEYFDAETPLFIIYTSGTTGKPKGLVHTSGGYLTQASFTHWAIFDAKPDDVHWCTADLAWVTAHTYEIYGPLSNGLTQVIYEGTPNTPHQARHFEIIERYGVTTYYTAPTLIRTLMTWFPDGAPIEYDLSSIRLLGTVGEAINPEAWVWFHENIGRGEAPIVDTWWQSETGAAIMAPLPGVSTLKPGSANRALPGVSTLIVDENGDTVPFGQGGYLVVDRPGPGLARTVWGNPERYRDSYWTRFAKQGYFFSGDGAKWDEDGDIWVLGRVDDVINVSGHRLSTIEIESSLVAHPLVAEAGVVGVHDDITGQGIAAFVIPARGEPQVTDPAYWTALGESLTARLREHVATHIGPIAKPRDVIVVPDLPKTRSGKIMRRLLGDIRDGRPLGDVTSLQDDTVPARIAEIVAARL from the coding sequence ATGCCTGATCGCCCGACTATCGCCAACCTCCTCGCCGAGACCCGCAGCTACCCGGCCCCGGCTGCCTTCGCCGCGCAGGCGAATGTGGAGGCGAGCTGGTGGGCGAAGGCGGATGCCGATCCAGTTGCCTTCTGGGAGGAGCAGGCTCTCCGGCTCGACTGGCACACCCCCTGGCACACCGCGCACACGTGGGAGGGGGTCTCGGCAGGCTCGACCAGCGGGGATGGCTCGACCAACGCGGGCGAGGGTGCAGATGGCCAGCTGAGTATTCCGAAAGCGGAATGGTTCGCCGGCGGCACCCTGAACGTGGCGGTGAACTGTGTCGACCGGCACGTGGCGAACGGCCTCGGCGACAAGGTTGCCCTGTACTTCGAAGGCGAACCGGGCGATCGCCGGGCGATCACTTACGCCGAGCTCGAGCGAGAGGTTGCCAAGGCTGCCAACGCACTGACCGAACTCGGCATCGTCAAGGGCGACCGTGTCGTGATCTACCTGCCGGTGATCCCCGAGACCGTGATCGCCACCCTCGCTGTGGCCCGCATCGGCGCCATCCACTCGCTGGTCTTCGGTGGGTTCAGCGCCGAGGCGCTGCGCTTCCGGGTCGAGGACACCGAGGCGAAGCTGCTGATCACCACCGACGGCCAGTACCGCCGAGGCGGCGCGGTCGCTGTTAAGGAGAACGCGGATGCCGCGGTCGCCGGGGTACCCAGCATCGAACATGTCCTGGTGATAGGCCGCACCGGCTCCGACATCCCGTGGACCGAGGGTCGCGACGTCTGGTGGCGCGACACGGTGGGCCAGGCATCCGATATTCACGAAGCGGAATACTTCGACGCCGAGACGCCACTGTTCATCATCTACACGTCGGGGACCACCGGCAAGCCCAAGGGTCTGGTGCACACGAGCGGCGGCTACCTGACCCAGGCGAGCTTCACGCACTGGGCGATCTTCGACGCCAAGCCCGACGACGTGCACTGGTGCACCGCCGACCTGGCCTGGGTGACCGCGCACACCTACGAGATCTACGGCCCGCTGTCGAACGGACTCACCCAGGTGATCTACGAGGGCACCCCGAACACGCCGCATCAGGCGCGGCACTTCGAGATCATCGAGCGCTACGGCGTGACGACCTACTACACGGCGCCGACCCTGATCCGCACGCTGATGACCTGGTTCCCGGATGGCGCGCCGATTGAGTACGACCTGTCGTCGATCCGCCTGCTCGGCACGGTCGGTGAGGCGATCAACCCGGAGGCCTGGGTCTGGTTCCACGAGAACATCGGTCGCGGCGAGGCGCCGATCGTCGACACCTGGTGGCAGTCCGAGACGGGCGCGGCGATCATGGCTCCGCTGCCCGGTGTCTCCACGCTGAAACCGGGTTCGGCGAACCGCGCGCTGCCCGGAGTGTCCACGCTCATCGTCGACGAGAATGGCGACACCGTGCCGTTCGGGCAGGGCGGATACCTCGTGGTCGACCGGCCCGGCCCCGGACTGGCCCGCACGGTGTGGGGCAACCCCGAGCGTTACCGTGACTCGTACTGGACCCGGTTCGCGAAGCAGGGTTACTTCTTCTCGGGCGACGGCGCCAAGTGGGACGAGGATGGCGACATCTGGGTGCTCGGCCGGGTCGACGACGTGATCAACGTGTCGGGGCACCGGCTCTCCACGATCGAGATCGAGTCCTCACTGGTGGCACACCCACTGGTCGCCGAGGCCGGAGTCGTCGGCGTGCACGACGACATCACCGGGCAGGGCATTGCCGCGTTCGTGATCCCGGCAAGGGGTGAGCCGCAGGTGACGGATCCGGCGTACTGGACGGCGCTCGGTGAGAGCCTGACCGCCCGGTTGCGAGAGCATGTGGCGACCCACATCGGCCCGATCGCGAAGCCCCGCGACGTGATCGTGGTGCCGGATCTGCCGAAGACCCGCTCGGGCAAGATCATGCGACGTCTGCTCGGCGACATCCGTGACGGGCGTCCGCTCGGCGACGTGACCAGCCTGCAGGACGACACCGTGCCAGCCCGCATCGCCGAAATCGTCGCTGCCAGACTGTGA
- a CDS encoding carboxymuconolactone decarboxylase family protein encodes MARIPLDHPRTLKVRIMEAYSKRKYGGVLDPGLVAYHNPKVLGTMIRHEARVAKWDALDPTLKALATMATASEIGCSWCMDFGFWEANNHGVDQAKLRAVPNWQASDVYTPLERRVMEYSVAMTQTPPTVTDEMVDALRTELSDPELVELTAVIALENQRSRTNAAMGLTSQGFKDLCELRPV; translated from the coding sequence ATGGCCCGCATCCCGCTCGATCACCCCCGCACGCTGAAAGTCCGCATCATGGAGGCCTACAGCAAGCGCAAGTACGGCGGAGTGCTCGACCCCGGCCTCGTCGCGTACCACAACCCCAAAGTGCTGGGCACGATGATCCGGCACGAGGCGCGCGTCGCCAAGTGGGATGCACTCGACCCCACACTGAAGGCCCTGGCGACGATGGCCACAGCCTCCGAGATCGGCTGCAGCTGGTGCATGGACTTCGGCTTCTGGGAAGCGAACAACCACGGCGTCGACCAGGCCAAGCTCCGCGCGGTGCCGAACTGGCAGGCCAGCGACGTGTACACGCCCCTCGAGCGTCGGGTGATGGAATACTCGGTCGCGATGACTCAGACCCCGCCGACGGTGACCGATGAGATGGTCGATGCCCTGCGCACCGAGCTATCCGACCCTGAGCTCGTCGAACTCACCGCGGTCATCGCCCTGGAGAACCAGCGCTCGCGCACCAACGCGGCGATGGGGCTGACCAGCCAGGGCTTCAAGGACCTGTGCGAGCTGAGGCCAGTGTGA
- a CDS encoding toxin-antitoxin system HicB family antitoxin: protein MQISPHVQALQRQLLSAAAAGGPETEQVAERLAAALDAAARLAILDALSDAAGEITLDLAPGSVDLRLRGRDVEFVVTSPAEFESPGDSASAPTTSAPMAEADDTEDASTSRTTLRLPDALKARAEAAAAKEGVSLNTWLVRAIGAALVPATGETQSRSSSFSGWVR from the coding sequence ATGCAGATTTCACCGCACGTCCAGGCGTTGCAGCGCCAGCTCCTTTCCGCAGCCGCTGCAGGCGGCCCGGAAACGGAGCAGGTCGCCGAGCGTCTCGCCGCCGCGCTGGACGCCGCCGCCAGGCTCGCGATCCTCGACGCACTGTCCGACGCCGCGGGCGAGATCACTCTCGACCTCGCTCCCGGATCGGTCGACCTTCGGCTGCGCGGTCGTGACGTGGAGTTCGTCGTCACTTCACCAGCCGAGTTCGAGTCCCCCGGTGACAGCGCGTCCGCCCCGACGACTTCGGCACCGATGGCGGAGGCCGACGACACGGAGGATGCCTCCACCTCACGGACGACGCTTCGGCTGCCCGATGCGCTCAAGGCTCGGGCCGAAGCGGCCGCGGCGAAAGAGGGCGTCTCTCTCAATACCTGGCTCGTCCGCGCGATCGGTGCGGCGCTCGTGCCGGCGACTGGCGAGACCCAGTCCCGTTCCTCCAGCTTCTCCGGATGGGTGCGCTGA
- the lhgO gene encoding L-2-hydroxyglutarate oxidase, whose amino-acid sequence MTERIGIIGGGIVGIALARALAQRGLGDVTVFEKEDRLAAHQTGHNSGVVHAGLYYKPGSLKAQLCAAGRIAMRDFCMDKGLPYREVGKLVVAVDESELPALAEIERRSRQNGVPDLARIDDVGQLRDIEPHVAGVAAVHSPHTAAVDYAAITEAMAEDVRTAGGSILLGHEVVAMDLDGATVRVRTSAGSEHVFDRVIACAGLHSDVVARLVGADASPKILPFRGEYWSLDAARTDLVRGMIYPVPDPRFPFLGVHFTRGVYDDVHVGPNAVPALAREGYGWLRISAKDTWESLRWPGAGALAKQHWRMGIDEISGSLIKSLYFRKARRFIPELRMSDLAAKTAAGVRAQAWGRDGSLLDDFAVDQVGLVTLLRNAPSPAATSSMAIADYVIEHYVYAQA is encoded by the coding sequence ATGACGGAACGCATCGGCATCATCGGCGGCGGCATTGTCGGCATTGCTCTTGCACGCGCCCTCGCGCAGCGCGGCCTCGGCGACGTCACGGTGTTCGAGAAGGAGGACCGGCTCGCCGCGCACCAGACCGGGCACAACTCGGGCGTCGTGCACGCGGGCCTGTATTACAAGCCGGGGTCGCTGAAGGCGCAGCTGTGCGCGGCCGGCCGGATCGCGATGCGCGACTTCTGCATGGACAAGGGCCTGCCGTACCGAGAGGTCGGCAAACTCGTCGTCGCGGTCGACGAGTCCGAACTGCCGGCGCTCGCCGAGATCGAGCGGCGGTCTCGCCAGAACGGCGTGCCCGACCTCGCCCGGATCGACGATGTCGGCCAGTTGCGCGACATCGAGCCGCACGTCGCCGGCGTGGCTGCGGTGCACTCGCCGCACACCGCGGCGGTCGACTACGCGGCCATCACCGAGGCGATGGCCGAGGACGTGCGCACCGCGGGCGGCAGCATCCTGCTCGGCCATGAGGTCGTGGCGATGGACCTCGACGGTGCGACGGTGCGGGTGCGCACCTCGGCCGGGTCTGAGCACGTCTTCGACCGGGTGATCGCCTGCGCCGGCCTGCACTCCGATGTGGTCGCCCGGCTGGTCGGCGCCGACGCCTCGCCGAAGATCCTGCCCTTCCGCGGCGAGTACTGGTCGCTGGATGCCGCGCGCACCGACCTGGTGCGCGGCATGATCTACCCGGTGCCCGACCCGCGCTTCCCGTTCCTCGGCGTGCACTTCACCCGCGGGGTCTACGACGACGTGCACGTCGGCCCGAACGCGGTGCCGGCGCTGGCGCGCGAGGGCTACGGCTGGCTGCGGATCTCGGCGAAGGACACCTGGGAATCATTGCGCTGGCCGGGGGCCGGCGCGCTCGCGAAACAGCACTGGCGGATGGGGATCGACGAGATCAGCGGCTCGCTGATCAAGTCGCTGTACTTCCGCAAGGCGCGGCGGTTCATCCCGGAGTTGCGGATGTCGGATCTCGCCGCGAAGACCGCGGCGGGCGTGCGTGCGCAGGCCTGGGGACGAGACGGCTCGCTGCTGGATGACTTCGCGGTCGACCAGGTCGGCCTGGTGACGCTGCTGCGCAATGCGCCGTCGCCGGCCGCGACATCCTCCATGGCGATCGCCGACTACGTCATCGAGCACTACGTCTACGCGCAGGCCTGA
- a CDS encoding DUF4097 family beta strand repeat-containing protein yields MGHVEVFAEPRDDVSVEVVPANPNRSGDIAAADAVRVTHTGADVSIIGPSRLSIFGPGDNIDVVVRVPEASEMSATVKYGAVHLKGTLGDTRLVFGYGDASIESVGKADLELGHVELRIGQIRGDADMTFKSGHARIGRVDGALKVKGSHAGIDVGSVGGAADITTATGAVELGDPGPALTISSAHGSVRVKELTRGAARIQTTSAAITLGVRRGAAVWLDASSQKGVIRNELSADAGPPAEGEETLELYARTGHGAITLYHAPPGAAH; encoded by the coding sequence ATGGGCCACGTCGAAGTGTTCGCCGAGCCCCGCGACGATGTCAGCGTCGAAGTCGTTCCGGCAAACCCCAACCGCTCCGGCGACATCGCTGCCGCTGACGCGGTGCGAGTCACCCACACCGGTGCTGACGTGAGCATCATCGGTCCGTCCCGTCTCAGCATCTTCGGCCCGGGCGACAACATCGATGTGGTGGTGCGGGTGCCCGAGGCATCCGAGATGTCCGCGACGGTGAAATACGGCGCCGTGCACCTCAAGGGCACCCTCGGCGACACGCGCCTGGTGTTCGGCTACGGCGACGCGTCCATCGAGAGCGTTGGCAAAGCTGACCTCGAACTCGGCCACGTCGAGCTTCGAATCGGACAGATTCGGGGCGACGCTGACATGACCTTCAAATCCGGGCACGCTCGGATCGGACGCGTCGACGGAGCCCTGAAGGTCAAGGGTTCGCATGCCGGCATCGATGTCGGCAGCGTCGGAGGCGCCGCCGACATCACGACCGCGACCGGGGCCGTCGAACTCGGCGATCCGGGCCCCGCGCTCACCATCAGCTCCGCGCACGGTTCGGTTCGCGTCAAGGAACTCACCCGCGGCGCGGCACGCATCCAAACGACGAGCGCCGCGATCACCCTCGGTGTTCGGCGCGGCGCGGCGGTTTGGCTCGACGCGTCCAGTCAGAAGGGTGTCATCCGCAACGAACTGTCGGCAGACGCCGGACCGCCCGCCGAGGGCGAGGAAACTCTCGAGCTGTACGCCCGCACCGGTCACGGTGCAATCACGCTGTACCACGCCCCACCCGGAGCCGCTCACTAG
- a CDS encoding aromatic acid exporter family protein, giving the protein MSRASVGARLRTWMRSSSTQSHLLMAAKSAIAAGAAWAVALLVPGVAAEYPYYAPLGAIIAMSPTVARSAKSGLQTILGLALGAVIAVGVVALGRPTPITVGLAVGLAVLLASARIFGEQRGWVASAALFVLLIGYSQAEEYSFGYIVQMLIGVVIGLLVNFLFPPLYFSEGQRALTAGRQAAERRLRQLADLLESDDAETDDDGESLRQAVAAARSMVESADESRRGNPRARRHPGAMENEQKQLRALERITRCIEEIGDIAEGAADEPRERYAHSELRMPLAAVGRVTADAIAAWNDGELTPERLDDAEAQLAQLVETVDAAEERGAPLRVAMTASTMLQRIQLVLSGFVD; this is encoded by the coding sequence ATGTCGCGCGCAAGCGTCGGCGCCCGACTCCGCACCTGGATGCGCTCGTCGAGCACGCAGTCCCATCTGCTGATGGCGGCGAAGTCCGCCATCGCGGCCGGTGCTGCGTGGGCGGTGGCCCTGCTGGTTCCGGGTGTCGCGGCCGAATACCCGTACTACGCGCCGCTTGGGGCCATCATCGCGATGAGTCCGACCGTTGCGCGATCCGCGAAAAGCGGATTGCAGACGATTCTCGGGCTGGCGCTTGGGGCGGTCATCGCCGTCGGCGTGGTCGCGCTCGGCCGGCCCACACCGATCACGGTCGGCCTGGCGGTCGGGCTGGCCGTGCTGTTGGCAAGCGCCCGCATATTCGGGGAACAGCGCGGTTGGGTGGCCTCGGCCGCACTGTTCGTCCTGCTGATCGGTTATTCACAGGCCGAGGAGTACTCGTTCGGCTACATCGTCCAGATGCTGATTGGTGTCGTGATCGGGCTTCTCGTGAACTTCCTGTTCCCGCCGCTGTACTTCAGCGAGGGGCAGCGCGCCCTGACCGCGGGTCGGCAGGCGGCGGAACGCCGGTTGCGCCAGTTGGCGGACCTGCTGGAAAGCGACGACGCCGAAACGGATGACGACGGCGAGAGTCTTCGGCAGGCGGTCGCCGCGGCACGGTCGATGGTGGAGTCGGCGGACGAGAGCCGTCGAGGCAACCCGCGGGCGCGGCGGCATCCCGGCGCAATGGAGAACGAACAGAAGCAGTTGCGGGCGCTGGAGCGGATCACCCGCTGCATCGAGGAGATCGGCGACATCGCCGAAGGCGCGGCGGACGAACCGCGGGAACGGTACGCGCATTCGGAACTGCGGATGCCGCTCGCCGCTGTCGGGCGCGTCACCGCCGATGCGATTGCCGCCTGGAACGACGGTGAACTCACGCCGGAGCGGCTGGATGACGCGGAAGCGCAGCTTGCTCAGCTCGTCGAGACGGTTGACGCTGCCGAGGAGCGGGGTGCGCCGCTCCGGGTGGCGATGACCGCATCGACCATGCTGCAGCGGATCCAGCTGGTGCTCAGCGGGTTCGTCGACTGA
- a CDS encoding ATP-dependent Clp protease ATP-binding subunit, whose protein sequence is MANMQGAPGTQEKQKSALEQFGINLTEIARAGKLDPVIGRDAEIRRVSQVLTRRTKNNPVLIGEPGVGKTAVVEGLAQRIVAGDVADSLKGKQLIALDIAALVAGAMYRGQFEERLKSVLKEINDAEGEIITFVDELHLLMGAGGGEGSVAASNMLKPMLARGELRLIGATTLNEYREYVEKDAALERRFQQVYVGEPSVEDSVAILRGLKERYEAHHKVSIADSALVAAASLSNRYITGRQLPDKAIDLVDEAASRLKMEIDSSPVEIDQLKRSVDRLKLEELALKREKDEASHQRLEKLREEIAEQQAELDELEKAWAAEKASLQDVGELKTKLNDARIDLDRAMREARYEDAARLNYEVIADIEKQIAAAESEEPKGPRMVNDQVTEDDIAAVVAAWTGIPVDRLTQGETEKLLHLEQELGRRLIGQKEAVSAVSEAVRRSRAGISDPNRPTGSFLFLGPTGVGKTELAKALADHLFDDEKAMVRIDMSEYGEKFSVSRLVGAPPGYVGYEQGGQLTEAVRRRPYSVILFDEVEKAHPEVFDVLLQVLDDGRLTDGQGRTVDFRNTILILTSNLGSPILIDPTLGWDEKKQGVLELVRQAFKPEFVNRLDDIVVFSPLSTEELGEIVELYIDRLTTRLEGRRLELAVTPDARRWLAERGYDPTYGARPLRRLMQREIDDKLARALLAGDIRDGDTVRVGIADDGETLTVERFDPALV, encoded by the coding sequence ATGGCTAACATGCAGGGCGCCCCAGGCACGCAAGAGAAGCAGAAGTCCGCGCTGGAGCAGTTCGGGATCAACCTCACCGAGATCGCTCGCGCGGGCAAACTCGACCCGGTGATCGGCCGTGACGCCGAGATCCGCCGGGTCAGCCAGGTGCTCACCCGGCGCACCAAGAACAACCCGGTGCTGATCGGTGAGCCCGGTGTCGGCAAGACCGCGGTCGTCGAGGGCCTCGCGCAGCGCATCGTCGCGGGGGATGTCGCCGACTCGCTCAAGGGCAAGCAGCTCATCGCGCTCGACATCGCGGCGCTCGTCGCCGGCGCCATGTACCGCGGCCAGTTCGAGGAGCGCCTGAAGAGCGTGCTCAAGGAGATCAACGACGCCGAGGGCGAGATCATCACCTTCGTCGACGAACTCCACCTGCTGATGGGCGCCGGCGGCGGCGAGGGCTCCGTCGCGGCCTCCAACATGCTGAAGCCCATGCTGGCCCGTGGTGAACTGCGCCTGATCGGCGCCACCACCCTCAACGAATACCGCGAGTACGTCGAGAAGGATGCCGCATTGGAGCGTCGCTTCCAACAGGTGTACGTCGGCGAGCCGAGCGTCGAAGACAGCGTCGCCATCCTGCGTGGACTCAAGGAGCGTTACGAGGCGCATCACAAGGTCTCCATTGCGGACAGTGCGCTGGTCGCCGCCGCGTCGCTCAGCAACCGCTACATCACCGGCCGTCAACTGCCCGACAAGGCGATCGACCTGGTCGACGAGGCCGCCAGCCGGCTGAAGATGGAGATCGACTCCTCTCCCGTGGAGATCGATCAGCTGAAGCGCTCGGTCGACCGGCTGAAGCTCGAAGAACTCGCCCTGAAGCGCGAGAAGGACGAAGCATCCCACCAGCGCCTCGAAAAGCTGCGCGAGGAGATCGCCGAACAGCAGGCCGAGCTGGATGAGCTGGAGAAGGCGTGGGCGGCCGAGAAGGCGTCGCTGCAGGATGTCGGTGAGCTGAAGACCAAGCTCAATGACGCCCGCATCGACCTGGACCGAGCCATGCGCGAGGCCCGCTACGAAGACGCCGCCCGCCTCAACTACGAGGTGATCGCGGACATCGAGAAGCAGATCGCGGCCGCGGAGTCGGAGGAGCCCAAGGGCCCCCGCATGGTGAATGACCAGGTCACCGAAGACGACATTGCCGCCGTCGTGGCGGCGTGGACCGGCATCCCGGTTGACCGGCTCACGCAGGGTGAGACCGAGAAGCTGCTGCATCTCGAGCAGGAGCTCGGCCGGCGGCTGATCGGCCAGAAGGAAGCGGTCAGCGCGGTCAGTGAAGCGGTCCGGCGCAGCCGGGCGGGTATCTCCGACCCGAACCGGCCGACCGGTTCGTTCTTGTTCCTTGGACCGACCGGTGTCGGCAAGACCGAACTGGCCAAGGCGCTCGCCGACCACCTGTTCGATGACGAGAAGGCCATGGTCCGCATCGACATGAGCGAGTACGGCGAGAAGTTCTCGGTGTCCCGCCTGGTCGGTGCTCCTCCGGGCTATGTCGGTTACGAGCAGGGCGGCCAGCTGACCGAAGCCGTGCGGCGTCGGCCGTACTCGGTGATCCTGTTCGACGAGGTCGAGAAGGCGCATCCCGAGGTCTTCGACGTGCTGCTGCAGGTGCTCGACGATGGCCGGCTGACCGATGGCCAGGGACGCACGGTCGACTTCCGCAACACCATCCTGATCCTCACCTCGAACCTGGGCAGCCCGATCCTGATCGATCCGACGCTCGGCTGGGACGAGAAGAAGCAGGGCGTGCTCGAACTGGTGCGTCAGGCGTTCAAGCCCGAGTTCGTCAACCGGCTCGATGACATCGTGGTGTTCTCGCCGCTGTCGACCGAGGAACTCGGCGAGATCGTCGAGCTGTACATCGACCGCCTCACCACGCGACTCGAGGGACGGCGGCTCGAGCTGGCCGTCACCCCGGACGCGCGGCGCTGGCTTGCCGAGCGCGGCTACGACCCGACGTATGGCGCCCGCCCGCTGCGCCGGCTGATGCAACGCGAGATCGACGACAAGCTCGCACGGGCACTGCTTGCCGGAGACATCCGCGACGGTGACACCGTCCGAGTCGGCATCGCCGACGACGGCGAGACGCTCACGGTCGAGAGGTTCGATCCGGCGTTGGTGTAA